The genomic window CTGGCGGAAGACGTCGAGCGGTTCGTCAGGAAGGGAGACCGGGTCTACGCGGAAGGACGCCTCGAGTACCGTAGCTGGCAGGACCCTTCCGGCCGGATGCGGTACGCGGCGGAGATCGTTGCGGAGGAGCTGATCCCGCTGGGTGGCTCCGCGGAGCGGTCTGCCGTGCGCGGGGAGAGCCGAGGGGCGGGGATGGACGTCGGGCCGGGTCTCTCCGGTCGGGGCCGGTCGTCGTCGTGGGCTGACGCCGGATCGGGTGAACGCCCGATCGTGGAGGAAGACGACCTGCCCTTCTGAAGGAGAGAGCCCGGTCATGAGAGCCCTGCGGCAGCCCACGATCCTGCTGGTGCTGGCGTTCGGCGCCGCGAGCCCGCTGGTGGCGCAGGAGCGGACAGGGGACGCACCGCCGGAGCAACGGACGCACGTCGTGCGTCGCGGCGACACGCTCTGGGATCTCGCCCGCCTGTACCTGAACAACCCGTTCCAGTGGCCGAGGATCTACGAGGCGAACCGCTCGCAGATCCGGGATCCGCACTGGATCTATCCGAACCAGCGGTTCGTCATCCCGCCGGTCGTGCCGGACGCCGTTGCGGTGAAGGAGGCGGCGGTGCCGGAGGATGTGCGGCCGGTGGCGCTGGAGGAGACGACGGCGGCCCGGCGGCCGCGTCGGACGTTGTTCTATCGGGGCGCGCAGCCCGAGGAGCCGGCGGCGCCGGTCGGCCGGGAGATCGAGATCCGGGAGCTGGAG from bacterium includes these protein-coding regions:
- a CDS encoding single-stranded DNA-binding protein yields the protein MSRSLNKAVLIGHVGADPEVRTTAAGTRVATFSLATSRRWTAGNGREHEKTEWHRVVAWDRLAEDVERFVRKGDRVYAEGRLEYRSWQDPSGRMRYAAEIVAEELIPLGGSAERSAVRGESRGAGMDVGPGLSGRGRSSSWADAGSGERPIVEEDDLPF